In the Gasterosteus aculeatus chromosome X, fGasAcu3.hap1.1, whole genome shotgun sequence genome, one interval contains:
- the LOC120808643 gene encoding histone H4: protein MSGRGKGGKGLGKGGAKRHRKVLRDNIQGITKPAIRRLARRGGVKRISGLIYEETRGVLKVFLENVIRDAVTYTEHAKRKTVTAMDVVYALKRQGRTLYGFGG from the coding sequence atgagcggaagaggaaagggaggaaagggactcggcaaaggaggcgccaagcgtcaccgtaaagtcctccgtgaCAACATCCAGGGCATCACCAAGCCCGCtatccgccgtctggctcgccgcggcggagtgaagcgcatctccggtctgatctacgaggagacccgcggtgtgctgaaggtcttcctggagaacgtgatccgcgacgccgtcacctacaccgagcacgccaagaggaagacggtgaccgccatggatgtggtctacgccctgaagagacagggacgcaccctGTACGGCTTCGGGGGATAA
- the LOC120808630 gene encoding galanin peptides isoform X1 — translation MRRYFAVFCVSLVFLSETVGLVIAAKEKRGWTLNSAGYLLGPRRIDHLIQIKDSPSVRGRDDLVTPYGIDGHRTLGDKSGLAGKRDMGQEEDFRTGSQRIADGDVIHTIIDFLSYLKLKEMGALDILPSSVTSDELANP, via the exons ATGCGGAGGTACTTTGCAGTGTTTTGCGTGTCGCTCGTCTTCCTCTCGGAGACCGTCGGCTTGGTCATCGCG GCGAAGGAGAAACGCGGCTGGACGCTGAACAGCGCTGGATACCTGCTGGGCCCCC GTCGTATTGATCACCTAATTCAGATAAAGGATTCTCCCAGTGTGCGAGGCAGAGACGACCTGGTGACCCCAT ATGGAATAGATGGACACAGGACACTAGGAGACAAGTCGGGTCTAGCTGGCAAGAGGGACATGGGCCAGGAGGAGGACTTCAGAACAG GTTCCCAGAGAATAGCAGATGGAGACGTCATCCACACCATCATTGACTTTCTGTCGTACCTGAAGCTTAAAG agatgGGAGCCTTGGACATCCTGCCGTCCTCTGTGACATCAGATGAACTGGCCAATCCCTAA
- the LOC120808632 gene encoding histone H3 — protein MARTKQTARKSTGGKAPRKQLATKAARKSAPATGGVKKPHRYRPGTVALREIRRYQKSTELLIRKLPFQRLVREIAQDFKTDLRFQSSAVMALQESSEAYLVGLFEDTNLCAIHAKRVTIMPKDIQLARRIRGERA, from the coding sequence ATGGCACGAACCAAGCAGACCGCCCGTAAGTCCACCGGAGGCAAagcccccaggaagcagctggccacCAAGGCCGCCCGCAAGAGCGCCCCGGCCACCGGCGGCGTGAAGAAGCCTCACCGGTACAGGCCCGGTACCGTGGCCCTGAGGGAGATCCGTCGCTACCAGaagtccacggagctgctgatccgcaagctgcccttccagcgtctggtgagagagatcgctcaggacttcaagaccgacctgcgcttccagagctccgctgttatggctctgcaggagtccagcgaggcttacctggtgggcctgttcgaggacaccaacctgtgcgccatccacgccaagagggtcaccatcatgcccaaagacatccagctggcccgccGCATCCGCGGGGAGCGAGCTTGA
- the LOC120808630 gene encoding galanin peptides isoform X2 yields the protein MRRYFAVFCVSLVFLSETVGLVIAAKEKRGWTLNSAGYLLGPHGIDGHRTLGDKSGLAGKRDMGQEEDFRTGSQRIADGDVIHTIIDFLSYLKLKEMGALDILPSSVTSDELANP from the exons ATGCGGAGGTACTTTGCAGTGTTTTGCGTGTCGCTCGTCTTCCTCTCGGAGACCGTCGGCTTGGTCATCGCG GCGAAGGAGAAACGCGGCTGGACGCTGAACAGCGCTGGATACCTGCTGGGCCCCC ATGGAATAGATGGACACAGGACACTAGGAGACAAGTCGGGTCTAGCTGGCAAGAGGGACATGGGCCAGGAGGAGGACTTCAGAACAG GTTCCCAGAGAATAGCAGATGGAGACGTCATCCACACCATCATTGACTTTCTGTCGTACCTGAAGCTTAAAG agatgGGAGCCTTGGACATCCTGCCGTCCTCTGTGACATCAGATGAACTGGCCAATCCCTAA
- the LOC120808641 gene encoding histone H2B 1/2-like: MPEVVKAPKKGSKKAVSKAVSKSGKKKRKTRKESYAIYVYKVMKQVHPDTGISSKAMGIMNSFVSDIFERIAGEASRLAHYNKRSTITSREIQTAVRLLLPGELAKHAVSEGTKAVTKYTSSK, from the coding sequence ATGCCTGAGGTTGtgaaagcgcccaagaagggctccaagaaagccgtgtccaaggccgtcagcaagagcggcaagaagaagaggaagaccaggaaggagagctacgccatctacgtgtacaaggtgatgaagcaggtgcACCCTgacaccggcatctcctccaaggccatgggcatcatgaactcgttcgtgagcgacatctttgagcgcatcgccggcgaggcctctcgcctggctcactacaacaagcgctccaccatcacctccagggagatccagaccgctgtgcgcctgctgctgcccggcgagctggccaagcacgccgtgtctgagggaaccaaggccgtgaccaagtacaccagctccaagtgA